One Candidatus Zixiibacteriota bacterium genomic window carries:
- a CDS encoding glycosyltransferase family 2 protein, translated as MAAQTRYNFVVSTIVPAKDEEGNIDEFCRQFAEMLRTAPFDGDLIFIDDGSTDGTLEKIIEASRKYGFVRYATHPRNRGLTEALQTGFAMARGDVFVFYPADLQYLPKDIPSLIEPIANGADICTGWKQGKYNKRFVSNIYNTFSRRLFGLKVHDLNSVKAFRREVAESVFLRRDWHRFLVPLAANEGFKIAEVKISLYPRHSGKTKFSVWRIPVGVLDMLAVKFQITFARKPLLYFGLTGAVLLGLAFLVGLYALWERYIVGVGQRQLLYLVIFLSSLGLGLFMLGFMSESQAAMKEELSDLRKKAQAILDELRRQRPG; from the coding sequence ATGGCAGCTCAAACCAGATACAACTTTGTAGTTTCCACCATCGTGCCGGCCAAGGACGAGGAAGGAAACATTGATGAGTTCTGCAGGCAGTTCGCGGAGATGTTACGGACGGCGCCGTTCGACGGCGACCTGATCTTTATCGATGACGGCTCCACCGACGGCACGTTGGAGAAGATTATCGAGGCATCACGGAAGTACGGGTTTGTCCGTTATGCCACCCATCCGCGCAATCGCGGGCTGACTGAGGCGCTTCAGACCGGGTTCGCGATGGCCCGCGGCGATGTGTTCGTGTTTTATCCGGCGGACCTCCAGTATCTGCCGAAAGACATTCCTTCGCTGATCGAGCCGATCGCGAACGGAGCTGATATTTGCACCGGCTGGAAACAGGGGAAATACAATAAGCGGTTCGTGTCCAATATCTACAATACGTTCTCGCGGCGACTGTTTGGACTCAAGGTGCATGACCTGAATTCGGTGAAGGCGTTTCGCCGGGAAGTGGCAGAATCAGTCTTCCTGCGCAGGGATTGGCACCGCTTCCTGGTGCCGCTGGCAGCCAACGAAGGGTTCAAGATAGCAGAAGTGAAAATAAGCCTGTATCCGCGCCACTCTGGGAAAACGAAATTTTCAGTCTGGCGGATTCCGGTGGGTGTGCTGGATATGCTGGCGGTCAAATTCCAGATCACGTTCGCGCGCAAACCGCTTCTGTATTTCGGTCTGACCGGTGCGGTTTTGCTCGGGCTGGCGTTTCTGGTCGGGTTGTATGCGCTCTGGGAGCGGTATATCGTCGGCGTTGGGCAGCGGCAACTTCTCTATCTCGTGATTTTCCTGTCGAGTCTCGGCCTCGGGCTGTTTATGCTTGGCTTCATGTCCGAATCGCAGGCGGCGATGAAAGA